In Nitrospiraceae bacterium, the genomic window TCAGAGCACGATTCGCCTCGAAAAAGTGACAGTGGGAGCCGACCTGAACAGGCCGGTCGCCTGTATTCGTCACCACGAGTTCCTTCGTCGCACGACCTGTATTCGCCTGAATGTCGCCGGCCCCAAAGAGAATTTGACCGGGCACGACTGGTCTGGACAACTCAGCTTTGATCACAGAAGCCAGGGAGCTTCCCTTTTTTTGAGAGGCCTTGTGAACCTTGGTCGGGGATCGCTTGGTCTTCTTCGCCATATGCCCCTCCTCGTAC contains:
- a CDS encoding urease subunit beta; the protein is MAKKTKRSPTKVHKASQKKGSSLASVIKAELSRPVVPGQILFGAGDIQANTGRATKELVVTNTGDRPVQVGSHCHFFEANRALKFDREQAFGFRLCIPAGTAVRFEPGEEKRVTVVALAGKRVAHGINGLTDGSLDDAQVKAKALARAAEQGFVSKG